From a region of the Thalassospira sp. TSL5-1 genome:
- a CDS encoding TetR/AcrR family transcriptional regulator: MGRKPTITREGLLEIAERIVRNDGAAGLTIDALAKAADISKGGVQYSFSSKDDLIRALIERWTQGFNDLLGDIDDLPPADLVRKYIKVMRCSQAALNAKMAGLMIAYIQNPQNIVETRQWYRSMFKCLSGETSDAQAARVALLAVEGLFLLRIVGIDEEGEWFDFLDDVEIVFERLLAKN, translated from the coding sequence TTGGGCAGAAAACCAACGATCACGCGTGAAGGGCTGCTTGAAATTGCCGAAAGGATCGTTCGCAATGACGGGGCGGCAGGCCTGACCATTGATGCCCTGGCAAAGGCCGCCGATATTTCGAAAGGGGGCGTTCAATATTCATTCTCGTCAAAAGATGACCTGATCCGCGCGCTGATCGAACGATGGACGCAGGGGTTCAACGACCTGCTCGGCGACATCGACGACCTTCCGCCTGCCGATCTTGTACGAAAATATATCAAGGTCATGCGCTGTTCCCAGGCCGCCTTGAATGCCAAGATGGCCGGACTGATGATTGCCTATATCCAGAACCCGCAGAACATTGTCGAAACCCGCCAGTGGTACCGCTCCATGTTCAAATGCCTGAGCGGCGAAACCAGCGATGCACAGGCTGCCCGGGTCGCCCTGCTCGCCGTCGAGGGGCTTTTTCTCCTGAGGATTGTTGGCATAGATGAAGAAGGGGAATGGTTTGATTTCCTCGACGATGTCGAAATTGTCTTCGAGCGCCTGCTGGCAAAAAATTAA
- a CDS encoding MFS transporter, translating into MSSVAASPNRWLSLIAVMLAFLPVVLDMTILHVAVPTLTQSLNASGTEVLWIIDIYPLLMAGLLVPMGTLADRVGNRKVLIIGLVTFGLASAWAALAQSPAMLIAARVLLALGGSMIMPCVLGLIRKTFEDDDERAMALGLWGMVGAAGAAVGPLIGGALLEHFWWGSVFLINVPVMLVVAPACYVLLPRVEQTMTGKWAIGQALMLIVGMISVVYGIKAGFGDKQPLPVIVCTIVFGIVVLALFVRKQLRASEPMLDLSLLSHPAIVAGLIMAIVASGALAGVELTLAQELQYVLDKTPLQAGIFMIPIMAAAAVGGPVAGYLSNRFGLRLVATFSLLISAGALAFLAQSDFHDPGILVPCALAILGLTLSIGLTASSIAIMGSIDASKGAAAGSLEATGYELGTGLGITLFGVFMSSVFSHAIELPARLPQALGEQASRSIGNVYIVARDLQGERGEALIAAGKAAFSQTHAALLTTAATVIAALAVVVFFTLAGYRNRSTEPHG; encoded by the coding sequence ATGTCGTCCGTTGCTGCTTCGCCCAATCGCTGGCTTTCTCTTATTGCTGTCATGCTGGCTTTCCTGCCGGTCGTGCTGGACATGACGATCCTGCATGTTGCCGTGCCCACGCTGACGCAGTCGCTTAATGCCTCGGGCACCGAAGTTCTGTGGATTATTGATATATACCCGTTGTTGATGGCGGGGCTTTTGGTGCCGATGGGGACGCTGGCGGATAGGGTTGGCAACCGCAAAGTCCTGATCATTGGTCTTGTTACCTTTGGGCTGGCGTCGGCATGGGCTGCTTTGGCGCAAAGCCCCGCTATGCTGATTGCCGCGCGCGTGCTTTTGGCGCTGGGCGGTTCGATGATTATGCCGTGTGTGCTGGGCCTTATTCGCAAAACCTTTGAAGATGACGACGAACGTGCGATGGCGCTGGGCCTTTGGGGGATGGTGGGGGCCGCAGGGGCTGCGGTCGGTCCGCTGATTGGCGGGGCTTTGCTGGAACATTTCTGGTGGGGCTCGGTATTTCTCATCAATGTGCCGGTGATGCTGGTGGTTGCGCCTGCCTGTTATGTTCTGCTGCCGCGTGTTGAGCAGACCATGACGGGCAAATGGGCCATCGGCCAGGCCTTGATGCTGATCGTTGGCATGATATCGGTCGTTTATGGCATCAAGGCCGGGTTTGGCGACAAGCAGCCTTTGCCGGTTATCGTTTGCACCATCGTTTTTGGCATTGTTGTTTTAGCCTTGTTCGTGCGCAAACAATTGCGCGCCTCCGAACCGATGCTGGATCTCTCGCTCCTGTCTCATCCGGCGATTGTCGCAGGGTTGATTATGGCAATTGTTGCATCGGGCGCGCTGGCCGGTGTCGAGCTGACTTTGGCCCAGGAACTGCAATATGTGCTCGATAAAACGCCGTTGCAGGCGGGCATCTTTATGATTCCGATTATGGCCGCCGCCGCTGTGGGTGGCCCGGTTGCGGGCTATTTGTCCAATCGGTTTGGCTTGCGGCTGGTCGCGACATTCTCCCTTTTAATTTCGGCCGGGGCCTTGGCATTTCTGGCGCAAAGCGATTTTCATGACCCGGGTATTCTCGTGCCATGTGCGCTTGCCATTCTCGGGCTGACACTCAGCATCGGGCTGACGGCCTCCTCTATTGCCATCATGGGGTCCATTGATGCCAGCAAGGGGGCGGCTGCGGGTTCGCTGGAGGCGACGGGGTATGAACTGGGCACAGGGCTTGGCATCACGCTGTTTGGTGTTTTTATGTCCAGTGTGTTCAGCCACGCCATCGAATTGCCCGCCCGTCTGCCTCAGGCTTTGGGGGAGCAGGCCTCCCGTTCCATCGGGAATGTTTATATTGTCGCCCGCGACCTTCAGGGGGAACGGGGTGAGGCCTTGATTGCCGCGGGCAAAGCCGCCTTTAGCCAAACGCACGCAGCCCTTCTGACAACGGCAGCAACGGTGATTGCGGCACTCGCGGTCGTGGTGTTCTTCACCCTGGCCGGGTATCGCAACCGGTCTACGGAGCCGCACGGATAA